A single window of Nicotiana sylvestris chromosome 3, ASM39365v2, whole genome shotgun sequence DNA harbors:
- the LOC138888177 gene encoding protein MAIN-LIKE 1-like: MAVSLPIATRYMSRDHYLDMLHQLTGFRPQDEAASSGASRLALTPIRQHLELLHPDITDDTDEEHITHYTRLLLLLLFGGVLFPNTSENLVSLRLLHHLQLLDELPYYSWGAVVLGYMYRQMCRASMATQRDVCGFMPLLQVWALERFLQFQTPQPQLPPTVAPQFLPLARRWVIRRRLLREYDAHHNLPLKYES; encoded by the exons ATGGCCGTTTCACTGCCTATTGCTACGAGATATATGTCGCGTGATCATTATTTGGACATGCTGCATCAGCTCACTGGTTTCAGGCCTCAGGACGAGGCTGCATCGTCTGGTGCTAGTCGGTTGGCTTTGACCCCTATTAGACAGCACCTGGAGCTACTCCACCCCGATATCACTGACGATACAGATGAGGAGCATATCACCCATTATACGAggttgttgttgcttcttctaTTTGGAGGGGTCTTGTTCCCTAATACTTCGGAAAACCTCGTCAGCCTTAGATTATTGCATCATCTTCAGCTGCTGGATGAGTTACCCTATTATAGCTGGGGTGCTGTTGTTCTCGGCTACATGTATAGGCAGATGTGCCGGGCGAGCATGGCCACTCAGAGAGATGTTTGTGGTTTTatgccgcttctacag gtttgggccttGGAGCGGTTCTTGCAGTTTCAGACACCGCAACCACAGTTACCTCCTACTGTAGCACCTCAGTTTCTCCCTCTAGCCAGGAGGTGGGTTATTCGCCGTAGACTATTACGAGAgtatgatgctcatcataatctcccccttaaGTATGAGTCTTAA